In Corvus moneduloides isolate bCorMon1 chromosome 12, bCorMon1.pri, whole genome shotgun sequence, the following proteins share a genomic window:
- the RSPRY1 gene encoding RING finger and SPRY domain-containing protein 1 — MIVVALVVFYASRSLFQGLLLTLEHYIPHFLGALGAGSMGNSCVCRDDSGAEDNVDSQGRQTENSRARIPEARSHPRDPVRPPRRGRGPHEPRRKKQNVDGLVLDTLAVIRTLVDNDQEPPYSMITLHEMAETDEGWLEVVQSLIRVIPLEDPLGPAVITLLLDECPLPTKDALQKLTEILNLSGVAACQDACHPAKHRNTTAVLGCLAEKLAGPASIGLLSPGILEYLLHSLNFQSHPTVMLFALIALEKFAQTSENKMTVSESCISDQLILLEKWTDNPDYLKRQVGFCAQWSLDNLFLKEGRQFTYEKVDLTNIRAMLNSNDVSEYLKISPHGLEARCDASSFESVRCTFCVDSGVWYYEVTVITSGVMQIGWATKDSKFLNHEGYGIGDDEYSCAYDGCRQLIWYNARSKPHSHPCWKEGDTIGFLLDLQEKQMIFYLNGNQLPAEKQVFSSAVSGFFAAASFMSYQQCEFNFGAKPFKYPPPVKFSTFNDHAFLTAEEKIILPRHRRLALLKQVSIRENCCTLCCDEVADTELRPCGHSDLCMECALQLETCPLCRQEIQTRVRQISHIS, encoded by the exons ATGATTGTAGTTGCTTTGGTTGTGTTCTATGCTAGCAGAAGCCTTTTCCAAGGTCTGCTGTTGACTCTAGAGCACTACATTCCCCATTTCCTGGGAGCCTTGGGGGCTGGCAGCATGGGAAACTCGTGTGTTTGCCGTGACGACAGCGGGGCCGAGGACAACGTGGACTCTCAGGGCCGGCAAACGGAGAACAGCAGAGCACGCATCCCTGAAGCAAGAAGCCACCCAAGGGACCCTGTCCGTCCGCCCAGGAGGGGCCGAGGACCTCATGaaccaagaaggaaaaaacagaatgTGGATGGGCTGGTACTTGACACACTGGCTGTAATTCGGACGTTGGTAGATAA TGACCAGGAGCCTCCTTATTCAATGATCACGTTGCATGAAATGGCGGAAACAG ATGAAGGCTGGTTGGAAGTTGTCCAGTCTTTAATTAGAGTTATTCCATTAGAAGATCCCCTGGGACCAGCTGTTATAACGCTACTACTTGATGAATGTCCACTGCCAACAAAA gatGCATTGCAGAAGTTAACTGAAATATTAAACTTAAGTGGAGTTGCTGCTTGCCAGGATGCTTGTCACCCTGCCAAGCACCGGAACACGACTGCAGTGCTCGGCTGCTTGGCAGAGAAATTAGCAG GTCCTGCGAGCATAGGCTTACTCAGCCCAGGCATATTGGAATATTTACTTCACAGCTTG AACTTCCAGTCCCACCCAACAGTGATGCTTTTTGCACTAATAGCACTGGAGAAGTTTGCACAAACAA gtgaaaataaaatgacagtTTCTGAATCGTGCATTAGCGACCAACTGATCTTGCTGGAGAAATGGACAGATAATCCAGACTACTTAAAACGCCAGGTTGGATTCTGTGCCCAGTGGAGTTTAGACAATCTGT ttttaaaagaagGCAGGCAGTTTACATATGAGAAGGTTGACTTGACCAACATTAGGGCTATGCTGAACAGTAACGATGTCAGTGAATACCTGAAGATCTCGCCACATGGATTAGAG GCGCGATGTGATGCCTCGTCCTTCGAAAGCGTAAGATGCACATTCTGTGTCGATTCTGGAGTCTGGTACTATGAAGTTACAGTCATTACTTCAGGAGTGATGCAGATAGGATGGGCAACCAAAGACAGCAAATTTCTCAACCAT GAAGGTTACGGCATCGGGGACGATGAATACTCCTGTGCATACGATGGCTGCCGGCAGCTGATTTGGTATAATGCCAGAAGTAAACcacattcccatccctgttGGAAAGAAG GAGACACAATAGGATTTCTACTAGACttgcaagaaaagcaaatgatCTTCTATTTAAATGGAAACCAGCTTCCTGCTGAGAAGCAAGTATTTTCATCTGCTGT ATCGGGCTTTTTTGCTGCAGCAAGTTTCATGTCCTATCAACAATGTGAGTTCAACTTTGGGGCAAAACCCTTCAAGTACCCACCACCAGTGAAGTTTAGTACCTTCAATGATCATGCCTTTCtgacagcagaagagaaaatcaTTTTGCCCAG ACACAGGCGCCTGGCTTTGCTGAAGCAAGTGAGTATCAGAGAGAACTGCTGCACACTTTGCTGTGATGAGGTAGCAGACACAGAACTCAGGCCGTGTGGACACAG